AAAATATGACCTAGCATCAATTACAAAAATGCTAATTTTAACAAGAATTTTAGAACCATCTTCTAAAAGAAGTTCAGTTGAAAAAATTAAAAAATATTGATACAAATTTGATGATAGTTTGAAAGACATTTATAGATCACTTGAGTTTTTACAGGATAAAAAAGCGGATATTTTAAAACATTTAAATGAACAATTTGTAGACAAAATTAACAGAAATTTAACATTCTGTTTCTATGACGTTACAACTGTTTATTTTGAAAGTTTTATACCTGATGAACTTAGAAAATTTGGTTTTTCAAAAGACAATAAAGTTAACCAAACTCAAGTTGTTTTAGGTCTTTTAATCGACGATATGGGAATACCGATTTATTATGATTTATTCCCTGGAAACACATCTGATTTCTTGACTTTAAAACCTGTTTTAGAGAATATAAAAAGAGACTTAGGTATAGATAAAATTACTATTGTTGCAGATAGAGGTTTAAACTCAAAAAGTAACTTATTAGCCATAAAACAAGCAGGATACGATTACATAATGGCTTACAAAATCAAAGGTAAAGAAAATAAAATTGAAGGAATTTATGATCTTGATACATATAAAATGATGTATGAAGAATTCAGTGTGAAAAAACAAGATCACAAAGAGCTTTTTAAATCTAATAATACCTTTTATGAAATTGACAATAAACTGATTTTAACTTTCTCTGGAAAGAGACAAAGAAAAGATAAAAAAGATCGTGAAAGACTTATTAAAAAAGCTGAAAAATTACTCAATTTATCAGCTATAAAATCAGAAATGAAAAGAGGTGGTAAGAAGTATTTAAAACTTTCAGCTAACGAAGTTGAGTTAGATCATCAAGCGATTTTGAAAGATGAAGCCGCAGATGGATTTTGTGGAATTTTAACATCTCATGAAGATATGGATGAAATGGAAATTATTGAACAATATTCAAAACTTTGAAAAATAGAAGAAAGTTTTAGAGTGATGAAAACAAACTTTGAAGTAAGACCAATTTATCTTTCAACTGAAAAGACAATCAAAGGACATTTTTTAATTTGCTTCCTTGCACTCACGATTCAAAGATATTTAGAATTTGTTCTTGAATATTGTGGTTATCCGCTTCCTACGAATAAAATAATTGAATCAATTAAAAATCAAAAATTATCAATTATCCCAGAAATAAATACTTATATTAAATCAGAAGAATCTGAAGAGTTCAAAACTATATTAAAAGTTCTTGGACTTAAACCAATTGAAACTATTGGTAAATGTGAAGACGTAAAATTTACTATATAGGAATTGTGATATAAAAACGACGAATAGCTCTATATTGTAGGGTTATTCGTCGTTTTAAGTTTTAAAAGTGTCAAACTTAGGAAAACGTAAGAAAGAAGAACGATAATAAATAATTATTTCAAATCCTTTTAATTTATATTGCAGCAGATGCAATATTTACCCCTTAATTAAAACAAAACACCAAAGCAACTAGCTTTGGTGTTTTTTGATTCTAAGCTTCCAGTTAAAGCTATTCTTTAGGCTCGGCTTGAACTTATTTTTTATACGACTGCAAGCTAATTAGCAAAGCAATTTTTAAAAAAACCACGCAAGATGCGTGGAATAAACTAATAGTTTATTAATTCATTGATAAATCAATTACAATTTCTGCAAATTTAGCTAATTGCGCCTTATGATATTCTTCTTTTTGCTTTTGAACTTCGATGTATTTAGCATTTAATTCATTGTACTGAGCTAAATCAGCATTGTATTTTTCCATAAGCTTGTCATATTCAGCTTTTTTCTGATTATATGCTTCAAGTTCTTTGTTATATTTTTCAAGCTCAGCTTGGTATTTAGCCTGTTTTCTTCTTCAGAAATATTTTCATTATCATAAGCATGCTCATTTGGTTGCGCTGGAGCTTCTGGTGCTTCAGGAGCAACTCCAGGGTGAGGTAAAATTTGATCAGGATTTTGTGGATCTCTTGCAGGTTGCACGTCTTCAAAAGTCTTCTCTTCTAAAATTTTACTTCCAATTAACTTATCATATTGCTCTTCTGATAATTCAAAGTAAAGTGTTGAATTTGTAATTGGTAAATTATCATCTTGGTTAGTAGATGAAAAATCAAATAATCTAGCTTTTGATGATTCATAGAAAGTAGCACCAATTGTGTCGATAATTCTTCCGTTTCCATGGTCAAAGAATTTAAATTCAAGATTTAAATTATTATCTTGGACATTTAAAGAAACAACTTTTAAATCTAAATATGAAACAAAGGCAAATGGTGTTTGTGGCAAAATAAATCTTCCATTATTATCTTTAATTGAATCGGCATTTAATTTTTTGAAAAACTCAATAAATGATGGGTTAAAAGTGCTGTTTTTGCTAAAGAATTTAAGGTAATCTAAATCCATTTTTACTAAGTATTTTTCTTTAACTTTACCAGCAATTTGGGATGATAATAATTTTTTACCTACAATACTTTCAGGGTCTAAATTATGTTTATCAAACTCATTTTGGTCATTCTTTTTATAAATTAAAATTGGAGTTTCTTTAGTTGCGTTATTTGATAATTTTAATGTCACGCTCATTGCTTGGAAAGGGACTAAATCATCAAGAGTATCAACATTTTCCAAATCAAGTTTATCGACATTATCTGCTAAAACTTGATTTAATTTTTCATTTGTTCCATTAATTCACTCTTGTCTTTTTTCATCAGTATCAAGTGAACGATTTTGCTTTGCAAAAACACTAATCAAGCTTTCAACATCTTCTTTTGTAACAAAAGGAATTCTTTTGATAACAACCGCATTATCTTCATTTTCTGAACCAGCTTCAGCCATTTTTTCATATGTTGAATGAAGTGATGTTAAGCTAAATGGACGATTTTCATACTGCTCACCATTTTTGTAAATGATGTTAGCAAAATTATCTTGGAATTGTTTTACAATTTCTTGATATTTTGTCGCTGTATTTCGTATTAATTCGGTCATTTTTTGATTTTGTTCAGCATCATCTTTAATTGCGACTGCAGTTTTAAATCCAGCTGCAAATTCATTAAGTGAAGCTGCTGTTTTATTGAGTAAATCTTTGGGAGCAATGGTAAATTCACCAGTTTCATTTTGAGCAAATTTATCTAAAAATAAGTCCATTTCTTCTTTAAAGTAATTAAAGTTATTATTTACTTGAAGTCAAAGTTTTCTAAGGTCATATTTTTTAACTAAAGCGTCAATTTTCTTAGCTGTATCTTTGTTTAAATAATTATATGCAAAATTTAAAATTGCTGTTGGGTAAGAACCATTAGAAAATGTATAGTTGTTGATTTTACCTAAAATAATGCTTAATTGGTACTTGTTGTTATTTTTAGCAAGGTCTTCTTTAAGTAAAGTAAGCCCATTTTCATAAAATTCAGCCATTTTTTCTTTATTTAACAATTCAGTTTGAATTCTAGCTAATTCTATTTCAAATTCTTCTTGTTTATCTTTAAAGCGTTCTTTAATATTTTCATTATTTTTAATATTTGAAATTACTTCATCAACGCTAGAAATTAACAAATCATTGATTTGTTTAAAAGAAGTTTCGTATAAAGAAGCTACTGAAGCATCTTTGGTGATTTCTTGGTATAAATCGACTTCATTTTTACTTTTATCATTACATGAGATAAAAGAAAGTGGAGAAATTAGGGCTAATGAACCCAAAAATAATGTTTTTAATTTTTTCATAATTTGAAATTATAATGTTTTTAACAATTTATTTAGGTAAATAATTTATAATTATAAAGACTAGTATATTTTATAAATATATGATACTTCTATTACTAAATTTACTTATTTTATGAGGTGAAAATGAATAAAACTTACGAACACATAAAGGTAGAAAAAGGGATCGATTCTAAATGGCAAAAGAAAAGGTATTTTTCTACTCATGATGAAATGAAAAAGCCATTTTCGATTTTATTACCTCCGCCTAATGTTACTGGAAAATTACACCTTGGACATGCTCTTGATGTTTATATTCCAGATACCATTATTCGTTATAAAAAATTAAAAAACTTCGACGTTTTATGACTTCCTGGAATGGATCATGCTGGAATTGCAACTCAAAGTAAAGTGGAAGATGTACTTTATCAAAGCACAGGGCAAACTAGACATGATTTAGGTAGAGAAGGATTTGTTGATAAAGTCTGAGAATGAAAAAAAGAATATGCGACTTTATTCAGAAAACAGTGATCAAAAGTTGGGCTTGCACTTGATTATGATCGTGAGCGTTTTACTTTAGATAAAAAAGCTAATAAAGCGGTACTTAAAGTCTTTGTTGATTTATACAAAAAAGGTTACATTTACAAAGGAAACCGCGCAATTAATTGAGATATTAAATTACAGACAGCTTTATCAAATATTGAAGTAGTTAACGAGCCAAGAGTTCAAAAAATGTACTACATTAAGTATCCTCTACTTAATTCAAACGAGCATCTAACAATTGCAACAGTTAGAACTGAAACTCTTTTGAGTGACGTAGCTGTAGTTTATAACCCTAAAGATGCGCGTTATAAGCATTTAAAAAATGCACAAGCAGTACATCCAATTACTAACAAAATCATTCCATTAATTGCTGATGAATATGTAGATCCAAACTTTGGAAGCGGGCTTATGAAATTAAGTGCTCATGCTGAAGTTGATATTGACATTATCCAAAAGCACGGCCTTGAAATTAATGAAACAATTGATAAAAATGGAATTATTGTTTCTGATATTGAGCGTTTCAATGGTTTAGAAAGATTCGTAGCTCGTGAAGAAATTGCTAAGTTTTTAGATGAAAAAAACTTACTTGAAAAAGTTGAAGAAACAACTTCAAATGTGGCTATTTCAGATCGTTCAAAAACAGTTGTCGAAACTCTTGTGATGCCTCAGTGATTCGTTAAAATGGATCATTTTAGAGATTTAATCTTGGATAATTTAAAAAGCAAAGAAGCAGTTAAATTTTTCCCTAAACGTTTTAGGGAAACGCTTAAAAAATGAATGGATAATGTTCATGATTGAGCTATCTCACGTCAGCTTTGATGAGGACACAGAATTCCAGTGTGATATGATCAAGATGGAAATATGAAAGTTCAAGTTAAATCACCAGGGAAAAATTGAACCCAAGATAGTGATGTTTTAGATACATGATTTTCATCGGGGCTTGCACCGTTTGTATTTATGAACTGACCAGAAAAAGATAACACCCTTTTAAATCGTTATTATCCAACTTCACTTTTAGTTACTGGTTATGATATTATCTTTTTCTGAGTAGCTAGAATGTACTTCTTTGGACTTGAGTTTATGAAACAAATTCCGTTTAAAAGAGTGCTTATGCATGGGCTTATTCGTGATATGCAAGGACGAAAAATGTCTAAATCACTCAATAACGGAATTGACCCAATTGAGATGATTGATAAATATGGTTCAGATGCCCTTAGATGATCTTTAATCACTAATTCAACACCTGGAATGGATATTCGTTTTAGCGAAGATAAAGTTGAAAGTGCTTGAAAAATTAGCAATAAGTTCTGAAACATAGCTAGATTCATTGACGAAATGCCTGAAGATGAAAATAAAAACTTAACTGATGCTGATTTATGAATTATGAATAAATTAGCGCATTTAAGCAAAAAAATCAACCGTAATATTGATAAATATGACTTTGCTGTTATTGGTTCAGATATTTACCGTTATATTTTCAATGAATTAAGCGGGTGATACATTGAACTTCTTAAATCTAACCCATCAAAACGTGGAGCAATGCGAATTTTAGAAAAAACTTTAATCGTCCTTCATCCATTTATGCCTTTTATTACTGATCGGATTTATTCAGAAGTATTTGACAAAGAACTTCTTGAGCAAAAATGACCAATTATTCGTGAGAATAAAAACGTTAAATATATTGATCAAATTATCGATGTTGTAACTGAAATCCGTAAATATCGTGAAGAAAATAACCTTTCTAAAAAAGAAATTATTTACTATGACATTGATAATGTAGTTGATCCGAAAATGATTATTGCAATTGATAAGATGGCTTTTGCTAAAAGAGAAGCTAATAAAGATTATTTAATTGCCTTAGATCAAATTAACTTATATCTTAAACAAGATGAATCAATTAAAGAGAAAAATAAGCAAGCTTTAATTGACAAAATCGCTTTTGTGAAAAATGAAATTACTAGAGCAAGTAACATTTTATCTAATCCTAATTTCGTTGCTAAAGCACCAAAAGAAAAAGTTGATGCAGAAAAAGAAAAATTAGCTAAATATGAAAAAGAATTAGCTAAATATGAGGAGGAATTAAAATGCAAATATTAAGTGGAAAAGAACTTGCAAAAAGAGAGCTTGAAGCTCTTAAAAAACAAATTAAGGAGATTAATTTACCAAGACCTCTTCGTCTAGCAATTATTCAAGTCGGTGATAACCCTGCTTCAAATAAGTACATTAGTGCTAAATTAAAAAAATGTGAAGAAGTAGGAATTGAAGGAAATTATTCAAATACCCTGAAAAAATTACTCAAAACCAATTGCTTAAAAAACTTGATTCAATCAATGAATGAGGAGATGGAATTATTGTGCAATTGCCACTTCCAGATCACATTCCTGAAAAAGTTATTTTAGATGCTGTTCCATATGATAAAGATATCGATGGACTTAGCGCTAGAAATGAATTTTTACTTTACAATGAGCCAAATTCAAAACACTACATTCCAGCTACAGCTAGAGCTGTAATGGAACTTATTGAACATTACAAAATCCCTGTTTTAGATAACCGGATCAGTGTGGTTGGACGTTCAAAAGTAGTTGGAAAACCAGTAGCTCACATTTTAAAAAGAAACAATACTCACGTATCAACTTTTAATGAAGAAACTGGAATTAAAGGAATTGAATCTAGTGATTTAGTTATTGTTGCTATTGGTGAAGCTAAATTTGTCAAAGCTCATAACCTTAAAGAAGGTGCTATTGTTATTGATGTTGGGACTAATTTAGATGATAAGCTTACAGCTGATCTTTGTGGTGATGTTGACTTTGAAGATGTTAAAGATAAAGTTGGCGCCATTACCCCAGTTCCTGGTGGTGTTGGACCTATGACAGTTGTATGCTTACTTAAGAATTTAGTTGAAAGATATAGTTAAATTTTGCAAACAAACCTTTTTATTAAGGTTTGTTTTTTATAAAAAAAGATGTAGCCTAAGCTACATCTAAGTTTCACACTAAATTAGTTTTTGTGTGAAGCAACAAATTGATCTAAACGTGAGTGTTTTCTAGCACCTTTGTTAGCGTGGAAAACACCTTTAGAAACAGCTTTACCAATTACTGAGTGTGCGTTTGCAACTAATTGGCTTGCGTTTTCAGCATTAGCTAAAACAGCTTCACGAGCTTTTCTGATAGCAGTTTTAACACGTGATTTCATAGCAGCGTTTTTTACACGAGCAGCTTCCATTTTAGCAATACTTTTAACTTTAGATTTAATGTTAGCCATGATCTAACCTCCCTTTTTCTAATTAAATTAATTTGAAAAATCTAATTAATTATATCTTAATTTATTTATTTTGTTATTAACTTTTTGTTTTATTAAAGTAGTATGTATCAAGTTGTGAACGAAGCTTATCATCAACTGAACCAATGCCTTTGTGCTCAAAGTTTTCTTCTCTTTGTTTATCAGTTAGAGCAATTTCATAAATTTTAATTGCTCTTAAATCATATTCATTTTCATCAGTGATAAAGTAGTTTCTTCTAATAAATTCATAATCAACAGTAGTTGAAGGGGTATAGTTAATAAAGTCAAAATTAGTAAGATTAGGATATTTTGTTTCAACAATTTCTTCAAAGTAAGCTTCATTTCCTAAATTTACATGTGAAAGAATATTAGCAACTCTTGCAACAAATTCTTCATCAGTTTCGATAGCATTTTCTTCTTCAAGAGGGAAAAGTTCTTTAAATTGTGCAATTAAAGCAGGATCATTTTCAAATTTTTGAGTCACAAATTCATTGAATTTTTGTAAATCTTCATTCGAAATTTCTTCTTTAATTGTTTCTTTGTAAATGGCTTTAAGTTCATCAAGCATTGAAGTTAAAAGCTCAGGTTTTTCACCGAAAACAAACTCAAGGTATTCTTGATAATAATCAAGCAATGTCTCTTTCATAGCTTCAGTTTTATCTGTAATTCTTTTAGCAACCATTACGTTATTAATTTTGTTTAAGTTTGCAAAAATTGTGCTTCTAATTGAATCATAAATAATGTCTTCAGTTTGTTCATTGACATCTTTAGCAACGACAAATGTGTCCAATAATATGATGTTTTTGTTAAATTTGAAAGCTTGAATAGTACCATCTGGAACAATATTTCCGTTTTCATCTCTAAGTTCATTATCTTCTGAATAATAAGCATCAAGAGCATCACCATTAAACATTAAAGCAACATCAACATCTTTTCTTGATGGATCAATTAAATTACGTAAAATGTTTTGTCCATCACCATCAAAAGCAATGTGTTTTCCATCTGCGATTCTAAATGAAGTTGAATCTTGCACAAGTGAAATAAAGTTATCAATCGATCATTTGTAATTAGCAATTGTGGTATTACCTGTAAAAAGGTTTTCAAGTTCAAAAGGTGCATCAGGTGTTGAATCAAGCGCAACTTTATTATAAGCACTACCATAAAGCATATTATTTCTAACTGCATCAGTAATTACGAAATTTGAGTATCCATTATGTGAAAGGTAGTTAAAGATGTTAAAAATTGAAGCATAGTTAAATGGTTTAAGATCTCTTTGATCTACACCATTTAATATAGTAGTAAATTCATCTTGTTTACCTTCTTTTTCAAATTTTTTACCTAACTTGGTTCAGTAGTTTTCATTGAGTTTTTTAGCATTTTCACGAAGCATTTCTTCAGTGATTGGATCTTTAGATGCTTTTGATTTTAAAGGATTATAACCAATCATTGAATCTTGAACATAATAAGGAAGTACATATTCTCATAAGTGCTTAATTGAATCAGGATTTTTCTCTTTGAACTGGTTTCATTGCTCTTCAGTAAGATCTTTAGCATCATTTATATCTTTATCATATGAAGCTAAATGATTTCAAACTGGCTCGGTGTAAATGTTTTTAAGCATCGCTTCAAGCTCAGTTTTATTTGGCTTATGATCAAGCTGGAAAAATTTTTGAAAGTTTATTGGACGAATCAAGTCTTTTTTAATTAAACCAACTGCTTGGAATTCACTTCCAATACCAGCACTAACTTTACGGTTAGTAAGAGCGGTTGTAAATTCGATAATTTCGTCAAATACTTTGTAAGTAAAATTATTATTGATCTTATCTATATTACCTTGATACATATAAGATTTATAGTTATAAAAAGCAGGTTTAAAAGGTTTTGAGTATTTATATACTCCAAGTGATACCATAGCACCTGCTATTATCGGG
This genomic window from Mycoplasmopsis gallinacea contains:
- a CDS encoding IS1634 family transposase, giving the protein MASVQIIKKNKTQYVRIVESYWDKETKKPKIREVKFLGKLEDLTKDNPNFIEELKESVSSKKNQKQKDRNEQILQIMNSLKLDKFKGTEIKGYGNLVYEEIINYLELPNFLNDLQKKNSRSKYDLASITKMLILTRILEPSSKRSSVEKIKKYWYKFDDSLKDIYRSLEFLQDKKADILKHLNEQFVDKINRNLTFCFYDVTTVYFESFIPDELRKFGFSKDNKVNQTQVVLGLLIDDMGIPIYYDLFPGNTSDFLTLKPVLENIKRDLGIDKITIVADRGLNSKSNLLAIKQAGYDYIMAYKIKGKENKIEGIYDLDTYKMMYEEFSVKKQDHKELFKSNNTFYEIDNKLILTFSGKRQRKDKKDRERLIKKAEKLLNLSAIKSEMKRGGKKYLKLSANEVELDHQAILKDEAADGFCGILTSHEDMDEMEIIEQYSKLWKIEESFRVMKTNFEVRPIYLSTEKTIKGHFLICFLALTIQRYLEFVLEYCGYPLPTNKIIESIKNQKLSIIPEINTYIKSEESEEFKTILKVLGLKPIETIGKCEDVKFTI
- a CDS encoding valine--tRNA ligase, which gives rise to MNKTYEHIKVEKGIDSKWQKKRYFSTHDEMKKPFSILLPPPNVTGKLHLGHALDVYIPDTIIRYKKLKNFDVLWLPGMDHAGIATQSKVEDVLYQSTGQTRHDLGREGFVDKVWEWKKEYATLFRKQWSKVGLALDYDRERFTLDKKANKAVLKVFVDLYKKGYIYKGNRAINWDIKLQTALSNIEVVNEPRVQKMYYIKYPLLNSNEHLTIATVRTETLLSDVAVVYNPKDARYKHLKNAQAVHPITNKIIPLIADEYVDPNFGSGLMKLSAHAEVDIDIIQKHGLEINETIDKNGIIVSDIERFNGLERFVAREEIAKFLDEKNLLEKVEETTSNVAISDRSKTVVETLVMPQWFVKMDHFRDLILDNLKSKEAVKFFPKRFRETLKKWMDNVHDWAISRQLWWGHRIPVWYDQDGNMKVQVKSPGKNWTQDSDVLDTWFSSGLAPFVFMNWPEKDNTLLNRYYPTSLLVTGYDIIFFWVARMYFFGLEFMKQIPFKRVLMHGLIRDMQGRKMSKSLNNGIDPIEMIDKYGSDALRWSLITNSTPGMDIRFSEDKVESAWKISNKFWNIARFIDEMPEDENKNLTDADLWIMNKLAHLSKKINRNIDKYDFAVIGSDIYRYIFNELSGWYIELLKSNPSKRGAMRILEKTLIVLHPFMPFITDRIYSEVFDKELLEQKWPIIRENKNVKYIDQIIDVVTEIRKYREENNLSKKEIIYYDIDNVVDPKMIIAIDKMAFAKREANKDYLIALDQINLYLKQDESIKEKNKQALIDKIAFVKNEITRASNILSNPNFVAKAPKEKVDAEKEKLAKYEKELAKYEEELKCKY
- the rpsT gene encoding 30S ribosomal protein S20; the encoded protein is MANIKSKVKSIAKMEAARVKNAAMKSRVKTAIRKAREAVLANAENASQLVANAHSVIGKAVSKGVFHANKGARKHSRLDQFVASHKN